GGCGCGGTGACGAGTTGGAAGAGCCCGACCAGCAGAAGCATGCCCAGGTCGGTACGGCTGCGCAGCCGCAGGGCCAGCCCCAGCAGGATCAGCAGCACCCCCAGCACCTGCGGTTTGGTGACGGCGTGCATCCGGTCCAGGGTGCTCGGCAGGCGCAGCACCCCGATCCCGGCGGCCAGGCTGAGCAGCGCCCCGCCCACCAGGCAGCCGGCGGCAACCATGTCGGCCAGGTCGGTGACGGTCACAACTCCTCCCCGGCGGCAACCATGTCGGCCAGGTCGGTGGCGGTCACGACTCCTCCCCGGCGGCGAACCGGACCAGGGCCACCGAGCCGAGGAAGCCGAGCAGCGCCAGCACCACCAGCACCGGCAGGGTGCTGGTGCGGCGGTGCACCGCCGCCTCGGCGCCCACCGCGGCGATCATGGTGGCCAGCAGCAGTTCCGTGGCGACCAGCCGGTCGAGCAGGGTCGGGCCACGCACGATCCGGGCCAGCGCGAGCAGCACGGTGACGGAAAGCAGGACGGTGACGCCGACGGTCACGGCCAGGTTCACGGGGCGGTTCCTTCCTCGGTGGCGGGACGGGCCGTCAGCAGCCGGACCTCGGCGGGCGAGCCGACCGCCCGGACGACGCGTCGCTCGACGTCCCGGATGCGCTGGCGGGTACGGGTCAGGTCCGCTGC
The nucleotide sequence above comes from Micromonospora pallida. Encoded proteins:
- the mnhG gene encoding monovalent cation/H(+) antiporter subunit G, which gives rise to MVAAGCLVGGALLSLAAGIGVLRLPSTLDRMHAVTKPQVLGVLLILLGLALRLRSRTDLGMLLLVGLFQLVTAPVTAQMIGRAAYRSDRLDRDLLDVDELAEQ
- a CDS encoding monovalent cation/H+ antiporter complex subunit F; the encoded protein is MNLAVTVGVTVLLSVTVLLALARIVRGPTLLDRLVATELLLATMIAAVGAEAAVHRRTSTLPVLVVLALLGFLGSVALVRFAAGEES